One window of Amaranthus tricolor cultivar Red isolate AtriRed21 chromosome 13, ASM2621246v1, whole genome shotgun sequence genomic DNA carries:
- the LOC130797729 gene encoding calcineurin-binding protein 1 isoform X3, producing MFAISAINDTDSKSQWEPLAPTKEAQEFHLTQTYHDGLLKLQAKEYKEARELLEAVVKDPLVSTTQVESTASDGHLLQLKFLALKNLATVFLQQGSAYYESALHCYLQAVEIDTKDSVVWNQLGTLACSVGLLSISRWAFEQGLVCSPNNWNCMEKLLEVLIAIGDEVASLSVTELILRHWPSHARALYVKRTIEESDPVPFAPRGIDRLKPEHARLKFMEKRKASNKNLDTDTESAPKRLKQTIEIQLNDFSWTALADRILEILLSDDGCTSATAAEKSNLPGNTRVLICLSSKLEESEKSMTSSIQNSSNDECNTREESSIDRKEQHYSDEQIQERRSIRLVGRRSQKTGKGDAEFSGNKDMEKVVIHSLQPFISSEQQIKDFDYSPSHSLDNEWQDVQNFVRKTSNNYGAYHLGHLLLEEVAKKGPVYRDAFIKFLELEKLTRLWECDRTPECSLFLAELYHDMGSCLPNSSRLVELMNETSFHLSKIIESVALECPMNLSVNWGKDFSKVDSSAEDGKKSSDGAHKFTEKSSFWVRFYWLSGIVSIWEGNRSRAHEEFSVSLSLLENNRNLNDMPGSVQLRHCKINKELTTIKILHEINLLEVQFLLKTDVAAMLEKEMYLECIDLLAPLLLSAKGVNVDMSPLADKDQDVITDELSALDILIKALEKVYPLNVEVYLNCQRCKLQILMVAAGMDNSATHCELYSEKSASKVISAFGTDLKDSSGKNYYDLIADQVKAVSECVFRVKNFIDQQKDLNDIMIPGNSIAGMQTLLLALMCNIARMSFCKKPSGILSSDPCEQKQKCFFVNAVVAFWKLQHLDLTISIKAQVDLIVAIHDVLAEFGLCCVGEDGEGVDGTFLKLAIKHLLAMKLKSSRHTSNKQSNVFNDDMKMSADTEMSLAEAASAEYGDLIVPDSLSPDEGEQGKHIEDAPINMLFNGKEPSKQNSPVGSELVEDEREELDSLIDNALNQCFYCLYGLNLRSESGFEDDLAVHRNTSQADYQSKEQCADVFNYILPYAKASTKTGLLKLRRVLRAIRKHFPEPPSDVIAGNPIDKYLDDPNLCEDILSEEAGSNEFLDTITKVIYKDTGILSQHKLSIESCEPYMDVYSDLYYLLAQSEETSASDKWPGFVLNKEGQDYVEQSANLSKYDLLFNPLRFESWHRLANVYDEEVDLLLNDGSKNINVIGWRKNDTLPLRVERSRRRSRRCLLMSLALAKTPEQQVSAAYSFNQTTKEMVMNILKKVERSKLQKVDEKDNMLSDLGGPNPEKCHDLDEIWRMLYSDCLSALEICVEGDLKHFHKARYMLAQGLYRRGDVDDLQKAKDEISFCFKSSRSSFTINMWEIDSSAKKGRRKAPAVAGIKKALEVNLPESSRKFITCIRKYLLFYLKLLEETGDLSTLDRAYVSIRADKRFSLCLEDLVPVALGRLLKTIISSMTSADGAGSSAARSSPEQILEKMFTLFMEQASLWLDICSSSEIKCPELSESTLYGYLHQYLYSLEKDVKLDALEAINEKIRKRCRNPKLSNSSCSGVFKHASVAWCRSLMINLVTITPLNSSVSGDVTADVNHEQHLCLELRTNDFWSPSFGNPTHLASLETKWNTLLSKVEHVVIKKTSEENLETAYSLMRSAYSFYRDSSSMVLLSGVNLFWAPAQLITTGQLHPSADGAEIIDVSVPRKLLMWAYTLLHGRCPGISAVVKYCEENVKTKAKKASAALTSASTIGIPAVSTAQSVVGGSKDGMPVQSGITGTQAAGSGSSVSENPANGSAPIDSQKILSAAQQLHHCNNNNTSTSVPERRTFDLNSDAEPERI from the exons ATG TTTGCAATTTCAGCTATCAATGATACAGATTCGAAAAGTCAGTGGGAGCCTTTAGCTCCTACCAAAGAAGCCCAG GAGTTCCACCTTACACAAACTTATCATGATGGACTCTTGAAACTGCAAGCAAAGGAGTATAAAGAGGCACGTGAACTTTTGGAAGCTGTAGTAAAAGACCCTCTGGTATCTACAACGCAG gTGGAGAGTACTGCTAGTGATGGCCATCTCTTACAACTCAA ATTTTTGGCACTGAAGAATCTTGCTACTGTTTTCTTGCAACAAGGTTCCGCGTATTATGAAAGTGCATTACACTGCTATCTGCAAGCAGTGGAGATTGACACTAAGGATTCAGTTGTCTGGAATCAATTGGGTACTCTGGCTTGTTCCGTGGGTTTATTGAGTATATCTCGATGGGCATTTGAGCAAGGGCTTGTTTGTAGTCCTAATAATT GGAATTGCATGGAGAAGCTTTTGGAGGTGCTCATTGCCATTGGAGATGAGGTTGCAAGCCTTTCTGTTACAGAATTAATTTTACGACACTGGCCATCTCATGCTCGTGCTTTGTACGTTAAGAGAACAATTGAAGAATCAGATCCTGTACCATTTGCCCCGAGAGGTATTGATAGACTGAAACCAGAGCATGCTAGACTTAAATTTATGGAAAAGAGGAAAGCATCCAACAAAAATCTGGATACGGACACAGAAAGTGCGCCAAAAAGGCTAAAGCAGACCATCGAAATCCAATTAAATGATTTCTCATGGACAGCTCTCGCGGATAGAATCTTGGAAATTCTTCTTTCAGATGATGGTTGTACTTCTGCAACAGCAGCTGAGAAATCTAATCTGCCAGGAAATACAAGAGTATTAATATGCTTGTCTTCAAAACTTGAAGAGTCTGAAAAGTCTATGACCAGTTCTATTCAAAATAGCTCAAATGACGAGTGTAATACGAGAGAGGAAAGTAGTATTGATAGAAAAGAGCAACATTACTCTGACGAGCAAATACAAGAACGACGAAGCATCCGTTTGGTTGGCCGTAGGAGTCAGAAAACAGGGAAGGGGGATGCAGAATTTTCTGGAAATAAAGACATGGAGAAAGTTGTGATTCATTCTCTACAACCTTTTATCTCAAGTGAACAACAGATCAAGGATTTTGATTATTCTCCAAGTCATTCTCTGGACAATGAATGGCAAGATGTACAAAATTTTGTCAGGAAAACTTCCAATAATTATGGTGCTTATCACTTGGGACATTTGCTTTTGGAAGAGGTTGCGAAAAAAGGCCCTGTATATCGTGATGCATTCATAAAATTCTTAGAGTTGGAAAAATTGACAAGGCTATGGGAATGCGATAGAACACCTGAATGTAGTCTCTTTCTTGCTGAGTTATATCATGACATGGGATCATGTTTGCCCAATTCATCTAGGCTGGTTGAGCTTATGAATGAGACATCTTTTCATCTCTCAAAAATCATAGAATCAGTTGCATTGGAGTGTCCTATGAATTTGAGTGTGAACTGGGGTAAAGATTTCTCTAAGGTTGATTCGTCTGCAGAAGATGGCAAAAAAAGTTCTGATGGTGCACATAAATTTACAGAGAAGAGTTCTTTTTGGGTTCGGTTCTATTGGTTAAGCGGTATTGTATCCATCTGGGAGGGTAATAGATCGAGGGCTCATGAGGAGTTCTCAGTTTCTTTATCCCTTTTGGAAAACaacagaaatttgaatgatatGCCTGGTTCTGTCCAGTTGCGTCATTGCAAAATTAACAAAGAGTTGACCACTATTAAAATTTTGCATGAAATTAATTTGCTAGAGGTTCAATTTTTGCTGAAAACTGATGTTGCTGCAATGCTTGAGAAAGAAATGTACTTGGAATGTATAGATTTGCTTGCGCCACTTTTATTGTCCGCAAAAGGTGTTAATGTGGATATGTCACCTCTAGCTGATAAAGATCAGGATGTTATTACCGATGAACTCTCAGCTCTAGACATTTTGATTAAAGCTCTTGAAAAGGTATACCCTTTGAATGTGGAGGTGTACCTAAATTGTCAGAGGTGTAAACTCCAAATACTCATGGTGGCAGCTGGGATGGACAATTCTGCTACCCATTGTGAGTTATATAGTGAGAAGTCAGCATCAAAAGTAATATCTGCTTTTGGAACAGATTTAAAAGATAGTTCAGGGAAGAACTATTATGATTTAATTGCAGATCAAGTAAAGGCAGTTTCAGAATGTGTATTTCGTGTGAAGAATTTCATTGATCAGCAGAAAGACTTG AATGATATAATGATCCCAGGAAACAGTATAGCTGGCATGCAGACTTTGCTGCTGGCACTCATGTGCAACATTGCAAGGATGTCGTTTTGCAAGAAACCTTCTGGTATTTTAAGTTCAGATCCTTGTGAACAGAAGCAAAAGTGTTTCTTTGTCAATGCAGTAGTTGCTTTCTGGAAGCTTCAACATTTGGATCTGACAATCTCCATTAAAGCTCAA GTTGATTTAATTGTCGCAATTCATGATGTGCTTGCCGAGTTTGGGTTGTGCTGTGTTGGCGAAGATGGTGAAGGGGTCGACGGAACATTTCTTAAGCTTGCTATTAAGCATTTGTTGGCTATGAAGCTCAAGTCTAGTCGCCATACTTCAAACAAGCAATCTAATGTATTCAATGATGATATGAAGATGTCTGCTGATACTGAAATGTCTTTAGCTGAAGCAGCCTCTGCTGAATATGGTGACTTGATAGTTCCAGATAGTCTTTCCCCTGATGAGGGTGAGCAAGGGAAACACATAGAAGATGCACCTATTAACATGCTTTTCAATGGGAAAGAACCAAGCAAACAGAACTCTCCAGTTGGATCTGAACTTGTCGAAGATGAACGAGAAGAACTTGATTCATTGATTGATAATGCCTTAAATCAGTGCTTTTATTGTCTGTATGGTCTTAATCTTCGTTCTGAGTCAGGCTTTGAGGATGATTTGGCAGTGCATAGAAACACAAGTCAAGCAGATTATCAGTCCAAAGAACAGTGTGCTGATGTGTTCAACTATATATTGCCATATGCAAAGGCTTCCACT AAAACAGGGCTGCTCAAGCTCCGAAGAGTGCTAAGAGCCATACGCAAACATTTTCCAGAGCCACCAAGTGATGTCATTGCCGGAAATCCCATTGACAAATATCTAGATGATCCTAATCTCTGTGAAGATATACTATCAGAAGAGGCTGGGTCTAATGAGTTTCTTGATACCATAACTAAAGTCATATATAAGGATACAGGAATCCTTAGTCAGCATAAACTCTCAATAGAGAG CTGCGAGCCTTATATGGATGTTTATAGCGACCTGTATTATCTTTTAGCTCAGTCTGAGGAAACAAGTGCTTCTGATAAATGGCCAGGCTTTGTACTCAACAAAGAAGGGCAGGACTATGTTGAGCAGAGTGCAAATCTTTCCAAATATGATTTATTGTTCAATCCTTTGCGGTTCGAGAGTTGGCATCGTCTTGCTAATGTTTATGATGAG GAGGTAGACTTGTTGCTAAATGATGGGAGCAAGAACATAAATGTGATTGGATGGCGTAAGAATGACACACTGCCTCTAAGAGTGGAGAGAAGTAGAAGAAGGAGCCGAAGATGCCTATTAATGAGCTTGGCTTTGGCTAAGACCCCAGAACAACAG GTTTCTGCTGCTTATTCCTTCAACCAGACTACAAAAGAGATGGTCATGAATATTCTCAAAAAAGTAGAAAGGTCAAAGTTGCAAAAAGTTGATGAGAAAGATAATATGTTATCTGATCTTGGTGGCCCTAACCCTGAGAAATGCCATGATTTGGATGAAATCTGGCGCATGTTGTATAGTGATTGCCTCTCTGCTCTTGAAATTTGTGTCGAGGGTGATTTAAAACATTTTCACAAAGCTAGATACATGCTTGCCCAAGGTCTTTACCGAAGAGGTGATGTCGATGATCTTCAGAAGGCaaaagacgagatctctttctGTTTCAAGTCATCACGCTCTTCCTTTACAATTAACATGTGGGAGATTGATAGTTCAGCTAAAAAAGGAAG ACGTAAAGCACCTGCTGTAGCTGGGATTAAAAAGGCCCTTGAAGTAAACCTGCCAGAAAGCTCTAGAAAATTTATTACCTGCATAAGGAAGTACTTGCTATTCTATTTGAAACTCTTAGAGGAGACTGGAGACCTTTCTACTCTTGATCGTGCCTATGTTTCAATCCGAGCAGATAAGCGG TTTTCATTGTGCCTTGAAGATCTAGTTCCTGTGGCCCTTGGAAGATTATTAAAGACAATTATCTCATCCATGACATCAGCTGATGGTGCTGGTTCTAGTGCTGCAAGAAGCTCTCCGGAGCAGATACTAGAAAAAATGTTTACTTTGTTCATGGAGCAGGCGAGCCTATGGCTTGATATATGCAGTTCGTCAGAGATCAAGTGTCCAGAGTTATCAGAAAGCACATTATATGG CTACCTTCACCAATATCTATACTCTTTGGAGAAAGATGTCAAGCTCGATGCCCTTGAAGCTATTAATGAGAAGATACGGAAGCGTTGCAGAAATCCAAAACTTTCAAATAGCAGCTGTTCTGGGGTTTTCAAGCATGCTTCTGTTGCCTGGTGCAGATCTCTCATGATCAACCTTGTTACGATTACACCATTAAACTCTAGTGTCAGTGGCGACGTGACTGCCGATGTAAACCATGAGCAGCATTTGTGTCTAGAGCTGAGAACAAATGATTTCTGGAGTCCTTCATTTGGAAATCCAACACACCTAGCAAGTCTTGAAACCAAATGGAATACACTATTGTCAAAAGTTGAGCATGTTGTAATCAAGAAAACATCAGAGGAAAATCTGGAAACTGCATATTCTCTTATGAGATCTGCATACAGCTTCTATCGTGATAGTTCGTCTATGGTGCTCCTATCCGGTGTCAATCTCTTCTGGGCTCCAGCTCAACTGATCACGACTGGTCAGTTACATCCTAGTGCTGATGGGGCTGAAATCATTGATGTCAGTGTACCTCGGAAACTTCTAATGTGGGCTTATACTCTATTGCATGGGCGTTGCCCAGGCATCTCCGCTGTTGTGAAGTACTGCGAAGAAAATGTGAAG ACTAAAGCGAAAAAGGCAAGTGCTGCCTTGACTTCAGCTTCCACCATCGGCATACCAGCCGTGTCAACAGCTCAGTCAG TAGTTGGTGGCTCTAAAGACGGGATGCCAGTTCAATCTGGAATCACCGGAACTCAAGCTGCGGGAAGTGGTTCATCAGTTAGTGAAAATCCAGCAAATGGGTCGGCTCCAATCGACAGCCAAAAGATTCTATCAGCAGCACAGCAATTGCACCattgtaacaataataatactagcACATCTGTTCCAGAAAGGAGAACTTTTGATCTTAACAGTGATGCAGAACCAGAAAGAATTTGA
- the LOC130797729 gene encoding calcineurin-binding protein 1 isoform X2, giving the protein MFAISAINDTDSKSQWEPLAPTKEAQEFHLTQTYHDGLLKLQAKEYKEARELLEAVVKDPLVSTTQVESTASDGHLLQLKFLALKNLATVFLQQGSAYYESALHCYLQAVEIDTKDSVVWNQLGTLACSVGLLSISRWAFEQGLVCSPNNWNCMEKLLEVLIAIGDEVASLSVTELILRHWPSHARALYVKRTIEESDPVPFAPRGIDRLKPEHARLKFMEKRKASNKNLDTDTESAPKRLKQTIEIQLNDFSWTALADRILEILLSDDGCTSATAAEKSNLPGNTRVLICLSSKLEESEKSMTSSIQNSSNDECNTREESSIDRKEQHYSDEQIQERRSIRLVGRRSQKTGKGDAEFSGNKDMEKVVIHSLQPFISSEQQIKDFDYSPSHSLDNEWQDVQNFVRKTSNNYGAYHLGHLLLEEVAKKGPVYRDAFIKFLELEKLTRLWECDRTPECSLFLAELYHDMGSCLPNSSRLVELMNETSFHLSKIIESVALECPMNLSVNWGKDFSKVDSSAEDGKKSSDGAHKFTEKSSFWVRFYWLSGIVSIWEGNRSRAHEEFSVSLSLLENNRNLNDMPGSVQLRHCKINKELTTIKILHEINLLEVQFLLKTDVAAMLEKEMYLECIDLLAPLLLSAKGVNVDMSPLADKDQDVITDELSALDILIKALEKVYPLNVEVYLNCQRCKLQILMVAAGMDNSATHCELYSEKSASKVISAFGTDLKDSSGKNYYDLIADQVKAVSECVFRVKNFIDQQKDLNDIMIPGNSIAGMQTLLLALMCNIARMSFCKKPSGILSSDPCEQKQKCFFVNAVVAFWKLQHLDLTISIKAQVDLIVAIHDVLAEFGLCCVGEDGEGVDGTFLKLAIKHLLAMKLKSSRHTSNKQSNVFNDDMKMSADTEMSLAEAASAEYGDLIVPDSLSPDEGEQGKHIEDAPINMLFNGKEPSKQNSPVGSELVEDEREELDSLIDNALNQCFYCLYGLNLRSESGFEDDLAVHRNTSQADYQSKEQCADVFNYILPYAKASTKTGLLKLRRVLRAIRKHFPEPPSDVIAGNPIDKYLDDPNLCEDILSEEAGSNEFLDTITKVIYKDTGILSQHKLSIESCEPYMDVYSDLYYLLAQSEETSASDKWPGFVLNKEGQDYVEQSANLSKYDLLFNPLRFESWHRLANVYDEEVDLLLNDGSKNINVIGWRKNDTLPLRVERSRRRSRRCLLMSLALAKTPEQQSEIHEMLALVYYDGLQNVVPFYDQRSVAPSKDATWMMFCKNSKKHFEKAFSHRQDWSHAFYLGKLCQKLGCAPELSFSYYDKAIALNPSAVDAIYRMHASRLKLLYSCRRENVEDLKVSAAYSFNQTTKEMVMNILKKVERSKLQKVDEKDNMLSDLGGPNPEKCHDLDEIWRMLYSDCLSALEICVEGDLKHFHKARYMLAQGLYRRGDVDDLQKAKDEISFCFKSSRSSFTINMWEIDSSAKKGRRKAPAVAGIKKALEVNLPESSRKFITCIRKYLLFYLKLLEETGDLSTLDRAYVSIRADKRFSLCLEDLVPVALGRLLKTIISSMTSADGAGSSAARSSPEQILEKMFTLFMEQASLWLDICSSSEIKCPELSESTLYGYLHQYLYSLEKDVKLDALEAINEKIRKRCRNPKLSNSSCSGVFKHASVAWCRSLMINLVTITPLNSSVSGDVTADVNHEQHLCLELRTNDFWSPSFGNPTHLASLETKWNTLLSKVEHVVIKKTSEENLETAYSLMRSAYSFYRDSSSMVLLSGVNLFWAPAQLITTGQLHPSADGAEIIDVSVPRKLLMWAYTLLHGRCPGISAVVKYCEENVKTKAKKASAALTSASTIGIPAVSTAQSVGGSKDGMPVQSGITGTQAAGSGSSVSENPANGSAPIDSQKILSAAQQLHHCNNNNTSTSVPERRTFDLNSDAEPERI; this is encoded by the exons ATG TTTGCAATTTCAGCTATCAATGATACAGATTCGAAAAGTCAGTGGGAGCCTTTAGCTCCTACCAAAGAAGCCCAG GAGTTCCACCTTACACAAACTTATCATGATGGACTCTTGAAACTGCAAGCAAAGGAGTATAAAGAGGCACGTGAACTTTTGGAAGCTGTAGTAAAAGACCCTCTGGTATCTACAACGCAG gTGGAGAGTACTGCTAGTGATGGCCATCTCTTACAACTCAA ATTTTTGGCACTGAAGAATCTTGCTACTGTTTTCTTGCAACAAGGTTCCGCGTATTATGAAAGTGCATTACACTGCTATCTGCAAGCAGTGGAGATTGACACTAAGGATTCAGTTGTCTGGAATCAATTGGGTACTCTGGCTTGTTCCGTGGGTTTATTGAGTATATCTCGATGGGCATTTGAGCAAGGGCTTGTTTGTAGTCCTAATAATT GGAATTGCATGGAGAAGCTTTTGGAGGTGCTCATTGCCATTGGAGATGAGGTTGCAAGCCTTTCTGTTACAGAATTAATTTTACGACACTGGCCATCTCATGCTCGTGCTTTGTACGTTAAGAGAACAATTGAAGAATCAGATCCTGTACCATTTGCCCCGAGAGGTATTGATAGACTGAAACCAGAGCATGCTAGACTTAAATTTATGGAAAAGAGGAAAGCATCCAACAAAAATCTGGATACGGACACAGAAAGTGCGCCAAAAAGGCTAAAGCAGACCATCGAAATCCAATTAAATGATTTCTCATGGACAGCTCTCGCGGATAGAATCTTGGAAATTCTTCTTTCAGATGATGGTTGTACTTCTGCAACAGCAGCTGAGAAATCTAATCTGCCAGGAAATACAAGAGTATTAATATGCTTGTCTTCAAAACTTGAAGAGTCTGAAAAGTCTATGACCAGTTCTATTCAAAATAGCTCAAATGACGAGTGTAATACGAGAGAGGAAAGTAGTATTGATAGAAAAGAGCAACATTACTCTGACGAGCAAATACAAGAACGACGAAGCATCCGTTTGGTTGGCCGTAGGAGTCAGAAAACAGGGAAGGGGGATGCAGAATTTTCTGGAAATAAAGACATGGAGAAAGTTGTGATTCATTCTCTACAACCTTTTATCTCAAGTGAACAACAGATCAAGGATTTTGATTATTCTCCAAGTCATTCTCTGGACAATGAATGGCAAGATGTACAAAATTTTGTCAGGAAAACTTCCAATAATTATGGTGCTTATCACTTGGGACATTTGCTTTTGGAAGAGGTTGCGAAAAAAGGCCCTGTATATCGTGATGCATTCATAAAATTCTTAGAGTTGGAAAAATTGACAAGGCTATGGGAATGCGATAGAACACCTGAATGTAGTCTCTTTCTTGCTGAGTTATATCATGACATGGGATCATGTTTGCCCAATTCATCTAGGCTGGTTGAGCTTATGAATGAGACATCTTTTCATCTCTCAAAAATCATAGAATCAGTTGCATTGGAGTGTCCTATGAATTTGAGTGTGAACTGGGGTAAAGATTTCTCTAAGGTTGATTCGTCTGCAGAAGATGGCAAAAAAAGTTCTGATGGTGCACATAAATTTACAGAGAAGAGTTCTTTTTGGGTTCGGTTCTATTGGTTAAGCGGTATTGTATCCATCTGGGAGGGTAATAGATCGAGGGCTCATGAGGAGTTCTCAGTTTCTTTATCCCTTTTGGAAAACaacagaaatttgaatgatatGCCTGGTTCTGTCCAGTTGCGTCATTGCAAAATTAACAAAGAGTTGACCACTATTAAAATTTTGCATGAAATTAATTTGCTAGAGGTTCAATTTTTGCTGAAAACTGATGTTGCTGCAATGCTTGAGAAAGAAATGTACTTGGAATGTATAGATTTGCTTGCGCCACTTTTATTGTCCGCAAAAGGTGTTAATGTGGATATGTCACCTCTAGCTGATAAAGATCAGGATGTTATTACCGATGAACTCTCAGCTCTAGACATTTTGATTAAAGCTCTTGAAAAGGTATACCCTTTGAATGTGGAGGTGTACCTAAATTGTCAGAGGTGTAAACTCCAAATACTCATGGTGGCAGCTGGGATGGACAATTCTGCTACCCATTGTGAGTTATATAGTGAGAAGTCAGCATCAAAAGTAATATCTGCTTTTGGAACAGATTTAAAAGATAGTTCAGGGAAGAACTATTATGATTTAATTGCAGATCAAGTAAAGGCAGTTTCAGAATGTGTATTTCGTGTGAAGAATTTCATTGATCAGCAGAAAGACTTG AATGATATAATGATCCCAGGAAACAGTATAGCTGGCATGCAGACTTTGCTGCTGGCACTCATGTGCAACATTGCAAGGATGTCGTTTTGCAAGAAACCTTCTGGTATTTTAAGTTCAGATCCTTGTGAACAGAAGCAAAAGTGTTTCTTTGTCAATGCAGTAGTTGCTTTCTGGAAGCTTCAACATTTGGATCTGACAATCTCCATTAAAGCTCAA GTTGATTTAATTGTCGCAATTCATGATGTGCTTGCCGAGTTTGGGTTGTGCTGTGTTGGCGAAGATGGTGAAGGGGTCGACGGAACATTTCTTAAGCTTGCTATTAAGCATTTGTTGGCTATGAAGCTCAAGTCTAGTCGCCATACTTCAAACAAGCAATCTAATGTATTCAATGATGATATGAAGATGTCTGCTGATACTGAAATGTCTTTAGCTGAAGCAGCCTCTGCTGAATATGGTGACTTGATAGTTCCAGATAGTCTTTCCCCTGATGAGGGTGAGCAAGGGAAACACATAGAAGATGCACCTATTAACATGCTTTTCAATGGGAAAGAACCAAGCAAACAGAACTCTCCAGTTGGATCTGAACTTGTCGAAGATGAACGAGAAGAACTTGATTCATTGATTGATAATGCCTTAAATCAGTGCTTTTATTGTCTGTATGGTCTTAATCTTCGTTCTGAGTCAGGCTTTGAGGATGATTTGGCAGTGCATAGAAACACAAGTCAAGCAGATTATCAGTCCAAAGAACAGTGTGCTGATGTGTTCAACTATATATTGCCATATGCAAAGGCTTCCACT AAAACAGGGCTGCTCAAGCTCCGAAGAGTGCTAAGAGCCATACGCAAACATTTTCCAGAGCCACCAAGTGATGTCATTGCCGGAAATCCCATTGACAAATATCTAGATGATCCTAATCTCTGTGAAGATATACTATCAGAAGAGGCTGGGTCTAATGAGTTTCTTGATACCATAACTAAAGTCATATATAAGGATACAGGAATCCTTAGTCAGCATAAACTCTCAATAGAGAG CTGCGAGCCTTATATGGATGTTTATAGCGACCTGTATTATCTTTTAGCTCAGTCTGAGGAAACAAGTGCTTCTGATAAATGGCCAGGCTTTGTACTCAACAAAGAAGGGCAGGACTATGTTGAGCAGAGTGCAAATCTTTCCAAATATGATTTATTGTTCAATCCTTTGCGGTTCGAGAGTTGGCATCGTCTTGCTAATGTTTATGATGAG GAGGTAGACTTGTTGCTAAATGATGGGAGCAAGAACATAAATGTGATTGGATGGCGTAAGAATGACACACTGCCTCTAAGAGTGGAGAGAAGTAGAAGAAGGAGCCGAAGATGCCTATTAATGAGCTTGGCTTTGGCTAAGACCCCAGAACAACAG AGTGAGATACATGAGATGTTGGCATTAGTGTACTATGATGGTCTTCAGAATGTAGTACCTTTTTATGATCAGAGATCTGTTGCACCCAGTAAAGATGCAACATGGATGATGTTCTGTAAGAATTCAAAGAAACACTTTGAGAAGGCATTTTCCCACAG ACAGGATTGGTCGCATGCATTTTATTTGGGAAAACTTTGTCAAAAATTGGGATGTGCACCCGAGCTATCATTCTCATATTATGACAAAGCAATTGCTTTAAATCCATCAGCAGTTGATGCAATTTATAGGATGCATGCTTCTCGCTTGAAGTTACTCTATTCATGTCGAAGGGAGAATGTAGAAGATTTAAAG GTTTCTGCTGCTTATTCCTTCAACCAGACTACAAAAGAGATGGTCATGAATATTCTCAAAAAAGTAGAAAGGTCAAAGTTGCAAAAAGTTGATGAGAAAGATAATATGTTATCTGATCTTGGTGGCCCTAACCCTGAGAAATGCCATGATTTGGATGAAATCTGGCGCATGTTGTATAGTGATTGCCTCTCTGCTCTTGAAATTTGTGTCGAGGGTGATTTAAAACATTTTCACAAAGCTAGATACATGCTTGCCCAAGGTCTTTACCGAAGAGGTGATGTCGATGATCTTCAGAAGGCaaaagacgagatctctttctGTTTCAAGTCATCACGCTCTTCCTTTACAATTAACATGTGGGAGATTGATAGTTCAGCTAAAAAAGGAAG ACGTAAAGCACCTGCTGTAGCTGGGATTAAAAAGGCCCTTGAAGTAAACCTGCCAGAAAGCTCTAGAAAATTTATTACCTGCATAAGGAAGTACTTGCTATTCTATTTGAAACTCTTAGAGGAGACTGGAGACCTTTCTACTCTTGATCGTGCCTATGTTTCAATCCGAGCAGATAAGCGG TTTTCATTGTGCCTTGAAGATCTAGTTCCTGTGGCCCTTGGAAGATTATTAAAGACAATTATCTCATCCATGACATCAGCTGATGGTGCTGGTTCTAGTGCTGCAAGAAGCTCTCCGGAGCAGATACTAGAAAAAATGTTTACTTTGTTCATGGAGCAGGCGAGCCTATGGCTTGATATATGCAGTTCGTCAGAGATCAAGTGTCCAGAGTTATCAGAAAGCACATTATATGG CTACCTTCACCAATATCTATACTCTTTGGAGAAAGATGTCAAGCTCGATGCCCTTGAAGCTATTAATGAGAAGATACGGAAGCGTTGCAGAAATCCAAAACTTTCAAATAGCAGCTGTTCTGGGGTTTTCAAGCATGCTTCTGTTGCCTGGTGCAGATCTCTCATGATCAACCTTGTTACGATTACACCATTAAACTCTAGTGTCAGTGGCGACGTGACTGCCGATGTAAACCATGAGCAGCATTTGTGTCTAGAGCTGAGAACAAATGATTTCTGGAGTCCTTCATTTGGAAATCCAACACACCTAGCAAGTCTTGAAACCAAATGGAATACACTATTGTCAAAAGTTGAGCATGTTGTAATCAAGAAAACATCAGAGGAAAATCTGGAAACTGCATATTCTCTTATGAGATCTGCATACAGCTTCTATCGTGATAGTTCGTCTATGGTGCTCCTATCCGGTGTCAATCTCTTCTGGGCTCCAGCTCAACTGATCACGACTGGTCAGTTACATCCTAGTGCTGATGGGGCTGAAATCATTGATGTCAGTGTACCTCGGAAACTTCTAATGTGGGCTTATACTCTATTGCATGGGCGTTGCCCAGGCATCTCCGCTGTTGTGAAGTACTGCGAAGAAAATGTGAAG ACTAAAGCGAAAAAGGCAAGTGCTGCCTTGACTTCAGCTTCCACCATCGGCATACCAGCCGTGTCAACAGCTCAGTCAG TTGGTGGCTCTAAAGACGGGATGCCAGTTCAATCTGGAATCACCGGAACTCAAGCTGCGGGAAGTGGTTCATCAGTTAGTGAAAATCCAGCAAATGGGTCGGCTCCAATCGACAGCCAAAAGATTCTATCAGCAGCACAGCAATTGCACCattgtaacaataataatactagcACATCTGTTCCAGAAAGGAGAACTTTTGATCTTAACAGTGATGCAGAACCAGAAAGAATTTGA